A genomic window from Nicotiana sylvestris chromosome 11, ASM39365v2, whole genome shotgun sequence includes:
- the LOC138880714 gene encoding uncharacterized protein, which translates to MKTLSYSDVVDLARKIENKGREERATSDLRKKSKTGGAFSSVPSTRNRSRGAGDRATVNQGQGNAGRGQARVFAFTRQDAQASNAVVTGILSVCSFDALTLIDPGSTHFYVSSYFALRFSRQPELLNDPFLVTTPIEESLLAEYIYRACQIRVEGRDTLADLIVFDIIDFDMLMGMDWLFSFYAIVDCHAKIVKFEIPNEPSFILRGSQVPETCKIVSFMKAQRLLKKGCLGILAIVNDTRKETISTENIPVVREFSDVFPEDLPGLPPVREKDFGIDLLPYT; encoded by the exons ATGAAGACTTTATCCTACTCTGATGTAGTCGATCTTGCTAGAAAGATTGAAAACAAGGGACGTGAGGAGCGTGCAACTAGTGATTTACGTAAGAAGTCCAAGACAGGAGGGGCTTTCAGTAGTG TGCCAAGTACAAGAAATAGAAGTCGTGGTGCTGGAGACCGTGCTACTGTGAATCAAGGACAAGGAAAtgctggtagaggtcaggcgagagtttttgcatttactagaCAGGATGCTCAGGCCTCGAATGCAGTGGTTACAGGTATTCTTTCTGTTTGTTCATTTGATGCACTtacgttgattgatccgggatctactcaCTTCTATGTGTCCTCGTACTTTGCTTTGAGATTTAGTAGACAGCCCGAGCTGTTGAATGATCCTTTTCTAGTTACTACTCCTATTGAAGAGTCTTTATTAGCTGAATACATATATCGTGCTTGTCAGATTCGGGTTGAGGGTAGAGATACTCTAGCTGACCTTATTGTATTTGATATTATTGACTTTGACATGctgatgggaatggattggttatttTCTTTCTATGCTATAGTCGATTGTCATGCAAAGATAGTTAAGTTTGAGATACCAAATGAACCCAGTTTTATTCTAAGAGGGAGCCAGGTTCCAGAGACTTGCAAAATTGTATCTTTTATGAAGGCTCAACGACTTCTGAAGAAAGGTTGCTTGGGTATCTTAGCTATTGTAAATgacacaagaaaggaaacaattaGTACAGAAAATATACCCGTAGTGAGagaattttctgatgtatttcctgaggaTTTACCAGGATTGCCTCCAGTACGAGAAAaagactttggtattgatttgctaCCTTACACATAG
- the LOC138880715 gene encoding uncharacterized protein → MSRACILEFGGSWDTYLPLAEFAYNNSFQSSIQMALYEALYGRRCRSHIGWFEASETNLLGSDLAQEAMDKVQLIRQSLFVAQSRQKSYADKRRRDLVCHNWRQSVLASLPYERCNAIWEKRQVEPQMIEAPTIPLDEKLSYEEEPMAIVDRQVRKLRSKEIVLVKVLWRNQSIEEAT, encoded by the exons atgtcgAGAGCTTGTATTCTTGAGTTTGGAGGTAGTTGGGACACTTATCTACCGTTAGCTGAATTTGCGTACAACAATAGCTTtcagtccagtattcaaatggcactgtacgaagcattgtatggtagaagATGTCGTTCTCATATCGGATGGTTTGAAGCTAGTGAGACTAATTTATTGGGATCCGACCTTGCACAAGAAGCTATGGACAAAGTCCAGTTGATCAGACAGAGCTTGTTTGTAGCTCAAAGCAGACAAAAGTCTTATGCTGATAAGCGAAGAAGAGATTTAGTGTGTCACAATTGGAGACAAAGTGTTCTTGCGAGTCTCCCCTATGAAAGGTGTAATGCGATTTGGGAAAAGaggcaagttgagccccag ATGATTGAAGCACCGACTATACCGCTCGATGAGAAGTtgtcctacgaggaggagccgatggctattgttgataggcaagtaagaaagcTACGGTCAAAAGAAATTGTGCTTGTTAAAGTCTTATGGAGAAATCAATCTATTGAAGAAGCTACATGA